The following proteins are encoded in a genomic region of Cryptomeria japonica chromosome 11, Sugi_1.0, whole genome shotgun sequence:
- the LOC131049471 gene encoding uncharacterized protein LOC131049471, which yields MVCLERSKDRSSMGSFTDVDPKTTAGRVVVNEDRLIANRVDKSMISVSYKGEENPFSAEGISSLKMKEIAKAYLRSTIKNDVSAVPAYFNDSQGQATKDVGMITGLEQPVIDVYLLLESIIGPGGLNVQKAHDVFNRTPEPNLFLRNTLIVDVVFGMVDMGRNIINSKCFGTDFGESQIFNGPGSVRIEMKSRDVVVHGYAGWISWGRLLGI from the exons ATGGTGTGTTTGGAGAGGTCCAAGGATCGATCCTCCATGGGAAGCTTTACTGACGTAGATCCCAAAACTACAGCAGGCCGTGTTGTAGTTAATGAAGACAGGTTAATTGCCAATCGAGTGGACAAGTCAATGATTAGCGTGAGCTACAAGGGTGAGGAAAATCCATTTTCTGCAGAAGGGATTTCATCGTTGAAGATGAAGGAAATTGCGAAGGCTTATTTACGGTCAACAATTAAGAATGATGTCTCTGCAGTCCCTGCATATTTCAATGATTCTCAGGGACAGGCAACAAAAGATGTCGGTATGATAACTGGTCTGGAGCAACCGGTTATTGATGTGTATTTACTTTTAGAGTCTATCATTGGACCAGGTGGTTTGAATGTACAGAAAGCTCACGATGTTTTTAACAGAACTCCTGAACCAAATTTGTTTTTAAGGAATACATTGATCGTTGATGTTGTATTTGGAATGGTCGACATGGGCAGAAATATC ATTAATTCAAAGTGTTTTGGAACAGATTTTGGTGAATCTCAAATCTTCAATGGGCCTGGTTCTGTAAGGATTGAAATGAAGAGCAGGGATGTTGTTGTGCATGGCTATGCCGGTTGGAtttcatgggggagattgttgggtatatga